A window from Variovorax sp. PBL-E5 encodes these proteins:
- a CDS encoding glycosyltransferase family 2 protein: MSAIDISVALCTHNGARFLREQVRSICLQTLPPREIVLSDDASRDGSVAVARAAVEECALERLDAAVALRVFENATPLRVVKNFEQAIGACRGELIALSDQDDVWVPDRLARMAAAFAHDPALLLLHTDARLVDAGGQGLGQTLFHALEVTPVELERIHSGRAFDVFLRRNLVTGATTVFRRSLLTDAMPLPVEWVHDEWLGIIAAATGRVDVLEDALIDYRQHESNQIGARRDTFPDKVRKALASRGRTHLDRAIKAELLLARLQSLGDRVAPDTLEKVSGKVVHQRFRAALPASRWARCLPVLREAMTGRYDAFGRGVRGVVRDLFESV, from the coding sequence ATGAGTGCAATTGATATCTCCGTCGCCCTGTGCACCCACAACGGTGCCCGCTTCCTGCGCGAGCAGGTGCGCAGCATCTGCCTGCAGACCCTGCCGCCCCGGGAGATCGTGCTGTCCGACGACGCCTCACGCGATGGCTCGGTCGCGGTCGCGCGCGCCGCGGTCGAGGAATGCGCGCTGGAGCGGCTAGACGCGGCCGTGGCACTGCGCGTGTTCGAGAACGCGACGCCCTTGCGCGTGGTCAAGAACTTCGAGCAGGCCATCGGCGCCTGCCGCGGCGAACTCATCGCGCTCAGCGATCAGGACGATGTCTGGGTGCCCGACCGGCTCGCGCGGATGGCGGCCGCCTTCGCGCACGACCCCGCGCTGCTGCTGCTGCACACCGATGCGCGCCTGGTGGATGCAGGGGGCCAAGGCCTGGGCCAGACGCTGTTCCATGCGCTCGAGGTCACGCCGGTCGAACTCGAACGCATCCACAGTGGCCGGGCCTTCGACGTGTTCTTGCGCCGCAACCTCGTGACCGGCGCCACCACCGTCTTTCGCCGCTCCCTGCTGACGGATGCCATGCCGCTGCCGGTCGAATGGGTGCACGACGAATGGCTGGGCATCATCGCGGCCGCGACCGGGCGCGTCGACGTGCTGGAAGACGCGCTGATCGACTACCGCCAGCACGAATCCAACCAGATCGGCGCGCGCCGCGACACCTTCCCCGACAAGGTGCGCAAGGCGCTGGCCTCCCGCGGCCGAACCCATCTCGACCGCGCGATCAAGGCCGAGCTCCTGCTTGCGCGGCTGCAGTCGCTTGGCGACCGGGTCGCGCCCGACACCCTCGAAAAGGTAAGCGGCAAGGTCGTGCATCAGCGTTTTCGCGCGGCCCTGCCGGCGTCGCGATGGGCCCGCTGCCTGCCGGTCCTGCGCGAAGCGATGACCGGCCGCTACGATGCCTTCGGCCGCGGCGTGCGCGGCGTGGTGCGCGACCTTTTCGAATCTGTGTAG